The Candidatus Dechloromonas phosphoritropha genome includes a region encoding these proteins:
- a CDS encoding STAS/SEC14 domain-containing protein, with translation MIVVDQKPQRVSVSVFGEFTLADYKEFEEVVNFKVRFEGPVDLYFDLSQMADLTIDVAWEEIKFSRAHPDDFKRVAVVTDSQWVTWSAWLSQTFVSADVEVFDNADEANSWLDSGQ, from the coding sequence ATGATTGTCGTCGACCAAAAACCTCAGCGCGTCAGCGTTTCCGTCTTCGGCGAATTCACGCTGGCCGACTACAAGGAGTTTGAGGAGGTCGTCAATTTCAAGGTCAGGTTCGAAGGGCCAGTCGACCTCTATTTCGACCTCAGCCAGATGGCCGACCTGACCATCGATGTCGCGTGGGAGGAGATCAAGTTCTCGCGGGCCCATCCCGACGACTTCAAGCGGGTTGCGGTGGTCACCGACAGTCAGTGGGTCACCTGGAGTGCGTGGCTGTCGCAGACCTTCGTCAGTGCCGATGTCGAGGTCTTCGACAATGCCGACGAAGCCAATTCCTGGCTGGATTCCGGGCAATGA
- the trmD gene encoding tRNA (guanosine(37)-N1)-methyltransferase TrmD, producing the protein MRFDCITIFPEMFSAVTQSGITRRALEERRWDWQGWNPRDFAENAWGRVDDRPFGGGPGMVMQPGPLEKAIAAAKARQREAGLGSNRVICLSPQGAPLTHERVMRLATGDEGLILLCGRYEGIDERLIEHYVDEEISIGDFVVSGGELPAMVLIDAVVRQLPGVLGDAASAVEDSFVSGLLDCPHYTRPEVYEGRAVPEVLVSGDHKRIRRWRLKQSLARTRKRRPDLLANRGLTAEEAQLLTEIVGEELCGE; encoded by the coding sequence ATCCGGTTCGACTGCATTACGATCTTCCCGGAGATGTTTTCCGCAGTGACGCAGAGCGGCATTACCCGCCGGGCGCTGGAAGAGCGGCGCTGGGACTGGCAAGGCTGGAATCCGAGGGATTTTGCCGAGAATGCGTGGGGTCGGGTCGATGATCGCCCCTTCGGTGGCGGGCCGGGCATGGTCATGCAGCCGGGACCGCTTGAAAAAGCGATAGCGGCGGCGAAGGCGCGGCAGCGTGAAGCGGGCCTGGGCAGCAATCGGGTGATATGCCTGTCGCCGCAGGGTGCGCCGCTGACCCATGAAAGAGTGATGCGACTGGCGACGGGTGACGAGGGGCTGATCCTTCTTTGCGGTCGTTACGAAGGAATCGACGAGCGTCTGATCGAGCACTACGTCGATGAGGAAATTTCGATTGGGGATTTTGTTGTTTCCGGCGGCGAGTTGCCGGCAATGGTCTTGATCGATGCCGTTGTCCGCCAGTTGCCGGGAGTATTGGGTGATGCCGCTTCGGCGGTGGAGGATTCGTTTGTATCGGGTCTGCTGGATTGTCCGCACTACACGCGGCCCGAAGTTTACGAAGGTCGGGCAGTCCCGGAAGTATTGGTTTCGGGCGACCACAAGAGAATTCGTCGCTGGCGACTGAAGCAGTCGCTGGCGCGAACCCGGAAGCGCCGGCCGGATTTGCTGGCGAACCGCGGGTTGACCGCGGAAGAAGCGCAACTCCTCACGGAAATCGTCGGAGAGGAGCTATGCGGTGAGTAG
- a CDS encoding GTP cyclohydrolase I FolE2, which produces MSMPTPNIPDVQSSADTRQIAINKVGIKAIRHPVMVQDKSAGSQHTIAVFNMYVGLPHNFKGTHMSRFVEILNSHEREISVESFPVMLRDMVAKLEAETGHIEMNFPYFINKTAPVSGVNSLMDYDVTFIGDICHGEIATSVKVVVPVTSLCPCSKKISEYGAHNQRSHVTVTARTNDFVWIEELVQLVEAEASCELFGLLKRPDEKFVTERAYDNPKFVEDMVRDVAARLNGEGRIDAYIVESENFESIHNHSAYALIEKDKALG; this is translated from the coding sequence ATGAGCATGCCCACCCCAAACATCCCGGATGTCCAGAGTTCGGCCGACACGCGCCAGATTGCGATCAACAAGGTCGGCATCAAGGCCATCCGCCACCCGGTCATGGTCCAGGACAAGTCAGCCGGCAGCCAGCACACGATCGCTGTCTTCAACATGTACGTCGGGCTGCCGCACAACTTCAAGGGCACCCACATGTCACGCTTCGTGGAGATTCTCAACAGCCACGAACGCGAGATTTCGGTCGAGAGCTTCCCGGTCATGCTGCGCGATATGGTCGCCAAGCTGGAAGCCGAAACCGGTCACATTGAGATGAACTTCCCCTACTTCATCAACAAGACCGCCCCGGTTTCCGGCGTTAACAGTCTGATGGATTACGACGTCACCTTCATCGGCGACATCTGCCACGGCGAGATCGCGACTTCGGTCAAGGTTGTCGTGCCGGTGACCAGCCTCTGCCCCTGCTCCAAGAAGATTTCCGAATATGGCGCGCATAACCAGCGCTCGCACGTCACCGTCACCGCCCGCACCAACGATTTCGTGTGGATCGAGGAACTCGTGCAACTGGTCGAGGCCGAAGCGTCCTGCGAACTGTTCGGCCTGCTCAAGCGCCCCGATGAGAAATTCGTCACCGAACGCGCCTATGACAACCCGAAATTTGTCGAAGACATGGTCCGCGACGTTGCCGCGAGACTCAACGGGGAAGGACGCATCGACGCCTACATCGTCGAGTCGGAGAATTTCGAGTCGATCCACAACCATTCAGCCTATGCGCTGATCGAGAAGGACAAGGCACTCGGCTAA
- a CDS encoding sulfurtransferase, translating into MSFTTLVDVATLAAHVDDKGWRVIDVRHQLSDASYGERVYAESHIPGAIFLHCDRDLSGPLSGSNGRHPWPERDRLTARLGEIGIGPQTQVVVYDDAQGMIAGRLWVLLRWLGHERVALLDGGLQAWQSAGGAMTARPASVAAVAFKANKGVGPVTADDLLERLEAPGMCLVDARSPDRYSGENETIDPVAGHIPGAVNRFFHDNLQADGRCKPAADLRAEWLAVLAGTSPEQVIHQCGSGVSACHNMLAMEIAGLPGSRLYAGSWSEWCADPGRPVAYWMGESGPFSTDIVAGQCNARKPAIDY; encoded by the coding sequence ATGAGCTTCACTACGCTGGTCGATGTCGCCACGCTGGCGGCACATGTCGACGACAAGGGCTGGCGCGTCATCGACGTACGACATCAGTTGTCCGACGCCAGCTACGGTGAGCGCGTGTATGCCGAGAGCCATATTCCGGGGGCAATCTTTCTGCATTGTGACCGCGACCTCTCGGGGCCGCTGAGCGGGAGCAATGGTCGCCATCCCTGGCCCGAGCGCGATCGTCTGACAGCACGTCTGGGAGAGATTGGCATCGGGCCGCAGACCCAGGTTGTCGTCTATGACGACGCGCAGGGCATGATCGCCGGGCGCCTGTGGGTGTTGCTGCGTTGGCTGGGCCATGAACGGGTGGCTTTGCTCGATGGCGGGTTGCAGGCCTGGCAGTCGGCAGGTGGGGCGATGACGGCACGGCCGGCGAGCGTGGCCGCGGTTGCGTTCAAGGCGAACAAGGGAGTCGGGCCGGTAACCGCCGACGACTTGCTGGAGCGCCTTGAGGCGCCCGGCATGTGTCTGGTCGATGCGCGCAGTCCGGACCGTTACAGTGGCGAGAACGAAACCATCGATCCGGTTGCCGGCCACATCCCTGGCGCGGTCAACCGCTTTTTCCATGACAATCTTCAGGCCGACGGACGCTGCAAACCAGCCGCCGATTTGCGCGCCGAATGGCTTGCCGTGCTCGCCGGCACGTCGCCGGAGCAGGTCATTCATCAGTGCGGTTCCGGAGTCTCGGCCTGCCACAACATGCTGGCCATGGAAATCGCCGGTTTACCCGGCTCGCGTCTGTATGCCGGTTCATGGAGCGAATGGTGTGCCGATCCGGGGCGACCGGTTGCGTATTGGATGGGTGAAAGCGGGCCTTTCTCGACAGACATTGTCGCAGGTCAATGCAACGCCCGGAAACCTGCGATAGACTACTAG
- the dxs gene encoding 1-deoxy-D-xylulose-5-phosphate synthase, translating into MSALSLLETINSPADLRRLERKQLQQLATELRAFLIDSVSQTGGHLSSNLGTVELTIALHFVFKTPEDRLVWDVGHQCYAHKILTGRRQGMGALRMQGGVSGFPKRSESRYDTFGVGHSSTSISAALGMALAAKHKGETRKAIAIIGDGAMSAGIAFEALNNAGVADADMLVILNDNEMSISPPVGALNNILTRLMSGTTFNAAREGARHMLELAPPLLELVRRAEEHVKGMIAPGTLFEEFGFHYYGPIDGHDLDVLIPTLENLRKLKGPKFLHVITKKGQGYRLAEADPILYHGVAKFAPEEGIKPPTGPGKLTYTQVFGDWLCDMARADSRLVGITPAMREGSGLLRFSGEYPDRYFDVGIAEQHAVTFAAGLACEGLKPVVAIYSSFLQRAYDQLIHDVALQNLPVVFAVDRGGLVGADGPTHHGTFDLSFVTCIPNLVVMTPADEAECRAMLSTAYALDCPSMVRYPRGGGTGTVPSENLDTLPLGKGEIVRHGKGVALLAFGSLLAAARTAGEELDATVVNMRFVKPIDAGLIVELAGNHSLLVSIEENTVIGGAGSEVERLLRERGLQVPLIRLGLPDRFIGHGEQKQLLADLGLDKAGIVRAVHERNRPR; encoded by the coding sequence ATGAGCGCACTCTCCCTACTTGAAACCATCAACAGCCCGGCCGACCTACGCCGCCTGGAGCGCAAGCAGCTGCAGCAACTGGCGACCGAACTGCGCGCCTTCCTGATCGACTCGGTATCACAGACCGGCGGCCATCTTTCTTCCAACCTGGGTACCGTCGAACTTACCATCGCCCTGCACTTCGTCTTCAAGACACCAGAAGACAGGCTCGTCTGGGACGTCGGCCACCAGTGCTATGCGCACAAGATCCTGACCGGGCGACGCCAGGGTATGGGCGCACTGCGCATGCAGGGCGGCGTTTCCGGATTCCCCAAGCGCAGCGAGAGCCGCTATGACACTTTTGGTGTCGGTCACTCGTCGACTTCCATCTCGGCCGCCCTCGGCATGGCACTGGCCGCCAAGCACAAGGGCGAGACCCGCAAGGCCATCGCCATCATCGGTGACGGAGCGATGTCAGCCGGGATTGCGTTTGAGGCGCTCAACAATGCCGGTGTCGCCGATGCCGACATGCTGGTCATCCTAAATGACAACGAGATGTCGATCTCGCCACCGGTCGGCGCGCTGAACAACATCCTGACCCGCCTGATGTCGGGAACGACCTTCAACGCCGCCCGCGAGGGCGCCCGCCACATGCTCGAACTAGCGCCGCCACTGCTCGAACTGGTCCGGCGCGCCGAGGAGCACGTCAAGGGCATGATCGCGCCCGGCACGCTTTTCGAGGAATTCGGATTTCACTACTACGGCCCGATCGATGGCCATGACCTCGATGTGCTGATCCCGACGCTGGAAAACCTGCGCAAGCTGAAAGGGCCGAAGTTCCTTCACGTCATCACCAAGAAAGGCCAAGGCTACAGGCTGGCCGAGGCCGACCCTATTCTTTACCACGGTGTTGCCAAATTCGCGCCTGAAGAAGGAATCAAGCCCCCCACGGGTCCGGGCAAGCTGACCTATACCCAGGTTTTCGGCGACTGGCTGTGCGACATGGCCAGGGCCGATTCGCGCCTCGTCGGCATTACCCCGGCCATGCGCGAAGGGTCCGGGCTGTTGCGTTTCTCCGGCGAATACCCCGATCGCTACTTCGATGTCGGCATCGCCGAGCAGCATGCGGTAACTTTCGCCGCCGGCCTGGCCTGCGAGGGGTTGAAACCGGTCGTCGCCATCTACTCGAGTTTCCTGCAGCGCGCCTATGACCAGTTGATCCACGACGTCGCGCTGCAGAATCTGCCGGTCGTTTTCGCGGTCGACCGCGGCGGTCTGGTCGGCGCCGACGGCCCGACGCACCACGGCACCTTCGACCTCTCCTTCGTCACCTGCATCCCCAACCTGGTCGTCATGACGCCGGCCGACGAAGCGGAATGCCGCGCAATGCTGTCCACCGCTTATGCACTAGATTGCCCGAGCATGGTCCGCTACCCGCGCGGTGGTGGCACCGGCACGGTTCCGTCTGAGAACCTCGACACGCTCCCACTCGGCAAGGGTGAAATTGTCCGTCACGGCAAGGGGGTTGCCCTGCTCGCCTTTGGCAGTCTGCTAGCGGCGGCGCGCACCGCCGGCGAGGAACTCGACGCCACGGTGGTAAACATGCGCTTCGTCAAGCCAATCGATGCCGGACTCATTGTGGAACTGGCGGGGAACCATTCACTGCTGGTCAGCATCGAAGAGAACACGGTGATCGGTGGCGCTGGCTCCGAGGTCGAACGCCTCCTCCGTGAACGTGGGCTTCAAGTACCCCTGATCAGGCTTGGTCTGCCCGACCGATTCATCGGCCATGGCGAGCAGAAACAGCTTCTTGCCGACCTCGGCCTCGACAAGGCAGGGATCGTTCGAGCGGTTCACGAGCGAAACCGGCCACGATAA
- a CDS encoding exodeoxyribonuclease VII small subunit, with amino-acid sequence MDHLPITDMKFEAALAELEAIVHGMEDGKLELEASIAAYRRGMDLMKYCQGQLADAEQQVRIFENGQLKDVDPDSLEDR; translated from the coding sequence ATGGATCACCTCCCCATCACAGACATGAAATTCGAGGCTGCCCTCGCCGAGCTCGAAGCCATCGTCCACGGCATGGAAGACGGCAAGCTTGAGCTTGAAGCCTCGATTGCGGCCTATCGTCGTGGAATGGATCTGATGAAGTACTGCCAGGGCCAACTGGCCGACGCCGAGCAGCAAGTTCGCATCTTTGAAAATGGCCAACTCAAGGACGTCGACCCCGACAGTCTGGAGGATCGGTGA
- the rplS gene encoding 50S ribosomal protein L19: protein MNLIQQLEQEEIARLGKTIPEFAPGDTVVVQVKVKEGTRERLQAYEGVVIAKRNRGLNSSFIVRKISSGEGVERTFQTHSPLVAAIEVKRRGDVRRAKLYYLRERSGKSARIKEKLVRKAPKTAA, encoded by the coding sequence ATGAACCTGATTCAACAACTGGAACAAGAAGAAATCGCCCGACTGGGCAAGACCATTCCTGAATTCGCGCCGGGCGACACCGTCGTCGTTCAGGTCAAGGTCAAGGAAGGGACTCGCGAGCGTCTCCAGGCCTACGAAGGTGTCGTCATCGCCAAGCGTAACCGTGGTCTGAACTCTTCCTTCATCGTCCGCAAGATTTCGTCCGGCGAAGGCGTCGAACGTACCTTCCAGACCCACTCGCCGCTGGTTGCGGCGATTGAAGTCAAGCGTCGCGGCGATGTTCGTCGCGCCAAGCTCTACTACCTGCGTGAGCGTTCCGGCAAGTCGGCACGCATCAAGGAAAAGTTGGTCCGCAAGGCCCCCAAGACGGCGGCCTGA
- a CDS encoding polyprenyl synthetase family protein, protein MAATQARVELALSHFLPVADGIPARLHDAMRYATLGGGKRIRPLLVCAAGELTGATPDKLDRIACAVELIHAYSLVHDDLPCMDNDVLRRGRPTCHVEFDEATALLVGDSLQTLAFEILANEPDTKPARQLEMVALLARASGSRGMAGGQAIDLAAVGLELDQPQLELMHALKTGALIRAAVLLGALGGRALAVDERGNLERFAKRIGLMFQVVDDILDCTASTATLGKTAGKDKAAEKPTYVRLLGLENARAYAEELRGDAIGALSIFGQRARRLTQLADFICHRQF, encoded by the coding sequence ATGGCGGCCACGCAGGCCCGTGTCGAATTGGCGCTGAGCCATTTCCTCCCGGTTGCCGACGGAATCCCCGCCCGCCTCCACGACGCCATGCGCTATGCCACGCTCGGCGGCGGCAAGCGTATCCGCCCGCTGCTCGTCTGCGCGGCCGGCGAACTGACCGGCGCCACCCCGGACAAGCTCGACCGCATTGCCTGCGCCGTCGAGCTGATCCATGCCTATTCGCTGGTGCATGACGACCTCCCGTGCATGGACAACGACGTGCTGCGGCGCGGCCGCCCGACCTGTCACGTCGAGTTCGACGAGGCAACCGCCCTGCTCGTCGGCGACAGCCTGCAAACCCTGGCCTTCGAGATACTCGCCAACGAGCCCGATACCAAGCCGGCGCGCCAGCTCGAAATGGTCGCCCTGCTCGCCCGCGCCAGCGGCTCGCGCGGCATGGCCGGCGGCCAGGCCATCGACCTGGCGGCGGTTGGCCTAGAACTTGATCAGCCGCAACTGGAACTGATGCACGCGCTCAAGACCGGCGCCTTGATCCGTGCTGCCGTTCTGCTCGGCGCCCTGGGCGGGCGGGCACTTGCCGTCGACGAACGCGGCAACCTTGAGCGCTTCGCCAAGCGCATCGGCCTCATGTTCCAGGTGGTTGACGACATTCTCGACTGCACGGCGAGCACCGCCACGCTGGGCAAGACTGCCGGCAAGGATAAGGCCGCCGAGAAGCCGACCTATGTCAGGCTGCTCGGCCTCGAAAACGCCCGCGCTTACGCGGAAGAACTGCGCGGCGATGCCATCGGGGCCCTGTCCATCTTCGGCCAGCGCGCCCGCCGCCTGACCCAACTGGCAGATTTCATCTGCCACCGGCAATTCTGA
- a CDS encoding DMT family transporter, which translates to MQSLWMLVASLLFASMGVCVKLAAETHSAVEITFYRSFVSLLLMFGLVRLRGVRLATPEWRWQISRGFVGFSALFAYFHAIALLPLATAVTLNYTSAIFLAIYLALTGMRLRVGMLGALLVGLAGVALLLKPSLHADQLTAGLIGLGSGVLAGMAYFSVRELGARGEPEVRTVFYFSLVSSCCAALWLLFSDLHAVDPRSGLILLGVAIFATLAQLAMTRAYTRGKTLLSAALAYSTVIFSSLAGVLFWGEVLHATSWLAIALIILSGIAATHFSRASPSEQD; encoded by the coding sequence ATGCAATCCCTCTGGATGCTGGTCGCCAGCCTTCTTTTTGCCAGCATGGGGGTTTGTGTCAAGCTGGCCGCGGAGACGCATTCGGCGGTCGAGATCACCTTTTACCGCAGCTTCGTCTCGCTGCTCCTCATGTTCGGGCTGGTGCGCCTGCGCGGGGTGCGCCTGGCGACACCGGAATGGCGCTGGCAGATCAGCCGTGGTTTCGTCGGGTTCTCGGCGCTGTTCGCCTATTTCCATGCGATTGCCCTGCTGCCGCTGGCGACAGCGGTGACGCTCAATTACACGTCGGCGATTTTCCTCGCCATCTACCTGGCCCTGACCGGTATGCGCCTGCGCGTCGGAATGCTCGGCGCGCTGTTGGTCGGTCTCGCCGGGGTGGCGCTGCTGCTCAAGCCGAGCCTGCATGCCGATCAACTCACCGCGGGCCTGATCGGTCTCGGCTCCGGGGTGCTCGCCGGCATGGCATATTTCAGCGTGCGCGAACTGGGCGCCCGCGGCGAACCCGAGGTGCGCACGGTTTTCTATTTTTCGCTCGTTTCCTCGTGTTGTGCCGCGCTCTGGCTGCTGTTCAGTGACCTGCATGCGGTCGACCCGCGCAGTGGCTTGATTCTGCTCGGCGTCGCCATCTTCGCGACGCTCGCCCAACTGGCCATGACGCGGGCCTACACGCGCGGCAAGACGCTGCTTTCGGCGGCGCTGGCCTACAGCACGGTGATATTTTCCAGCCTGGCGGGCGTGCTCTTCTGGGGTGAGGTGCTGCACGCTACATCCTGGCTCGCCATCGCCCTGATCATCCTCTCGGGAATTGCGGCGACGCATTTTTCCCGCGCCAGCCCCAGCGAACAGGATTAA